The Lasioglossum baleicum chromosome 12, iyLasBale1, whole genome shotgun sequence genome segment GGAGGGGTTGATAataattagactccggatttttaagcaaaataGAGATTGACGAAATCAATTGTAAGAAAGGGAAGTTCGGTGAAAATATACAAATAAGTCTTCGCCGTTTGAAATCAGATAGCGCAACCGGTAAGTTATGGCGGCTGGCGGCTAAATAGTGTCAGATGTACACATATCGTAAGGTTGCACGTTGCACATCTGTCAACAACAAACTTGAAATATTAGCGATTGTGTATCAGCGtcgtatattttttttgtgcgaaAATGTCGAGTTTTTAACGTCATTTGCGGGAAGTTCTGATTTACTTCTTTAATTTGAAGAAATCTGCAGCTGAGGCGCATCGATTGCTTGTAGAAGCATATGGTAAGGCTGCATCTACTACAACTACACAGAATACAATTGCATAAGAGTGAAGAGAGGCACTAGGCAAATAGGCTACAGACAAGCCTGCATAACATGCCGTGCCAAACTAAACGAAACGACAGAGGACAACAGATTACAGGACGAAACAGACAAATAAACACCCTGGAAAAGGTGTCAAAAGTTCCGCGACAGCCTACTGCTGGCTGAGGACGACGATCACAGATCGAGACGTCCTACAAGCAAACACGCGGATCACCCCGTCGAGACCACCCTCGACCCACGATCCGAGAGCCTGGCCAGCTCGGGGGATGCGCGTAGCTTCGGTGTTGGTCTCGAACGACCAGACATAAGTGAGAGAAGTTGTCGTGAGTGGTTTCAAAAGTTTAAGAACGGTGAATTTGATGTCGAAGACAAAGAACGTAGTGGAAGGTCGAAAGTGTACGAAGACGCGGAATTGGAAGCATTATTGAATGAAGATTCGTGCCAAACGCAAGAAGAACTTGCACTTGCATTATCAGTGACTCAACAAGCGATTTCACATCGTTTAAAATCAGTGGGAATGATACAAAAGCAAGGAAATTGGGTTCCATATGAACTGACGTCGAGAAACATTGAACGCCGATTGACCACATGTGAAATGCTGCTTGCCAGGCATAAACGGAAGGGTCTCTTGCATCGTATAGTCACTGGTGATGTAAAATGGATCCACTATGGTAACCCAAAGAAGAAGAAATCATGGGGACCACCTGGCCATGCTTTAACATCGACAGCCAAGCCGAATATTCATAGAAAAAAACTTATGTTGTGTATTTGGTGGGACCAGCTTGGTGTCGGGTATTATGAGTTGCTCAAACCGAATGAAACCATTACTGGGGCTCTCTACCGAACTCAATTGATGAGATTGAGCCGAGCACTTAAGGAAAGACGCGCCCATTATTACTCCAGACTCGACAAAATCATTCTTCTGCATGATAATGCTCGTCCTCATGTTTCGATCGATGACGCATGGCCTGTCTGAGCAACACTTCACATCATGTGAAGATAACAAAAATTGTGTTGATGCATGGATAGCGTCAAAAGATGAAACGTTCTTCCGACGCGGTATCCAGATGCTGCTAGAAAGATGGGAAAAAGTAGTGGCCAGTGATGgacaatactttgaataaaaCATAAGGTACCGTTCTTTCGCAATAAATGCCCAAGTTAAGATGAAATACGGCGGAGACTTATTTGTACTCCCAATACATTTACTCTTTCACTGATTTTCAAAAAGCTGATATTAATATAACAACTTcatcttgaaaatttttaaaataaatacataaaatccgcagtctaataatatagCGGCACTATGGAACGCTTTTCCTACGGGAGAAATCGTTCTAGAAATGCACAGGATTTTCTCCGCGAGAGAGTAACACCGTTGTCATCGCAAGAGACCCAGTCTCGTTGGCCAGTCGAGATATTTACAAATCACGGTGTTTGCCTCCTTTTCTCtctatatttttgttttctatctctctcttttctctctctccatcaCTGGCTCTCTTCTCTGAACTTTCGTTTTTTTTCTGTTCTCCCTCGTAGGTGGTAAACTCGGTAGGTGTGAGTACATTATTCGTTCATTTTGGGCCGCATGCAACAACACCACGCTTGCTCCTGATCACCGACACTTTCCTCCTGTCCGAGACAAAGATTCCTTTGATTTTGCCCGGCACACAATGGCCGCTTTTCATTGCGCTCTTTGAGCATGTACACGGAATGATCTTGCACCAGAGGAGAACCCATACACACGTGTCAAGTGCGATTAGTAACCATTAATCTCTTCAAGGACGCGTCAGCTCATTGAGACACGTTGAATCTGAATGGTCCCGTTTGTGTGAACGTtgcttttccaaatttttaacgTACCCTAGAGTCTCTACAGATTGTCCTTGAGGAGATCGAATCAATGTCAAGCATTTGCCTGATCCATTATGGTACCGGTGCACCGTCAGCTTTAAACTTTCCGCTTGCACCGCTTGTTGCGCTTTGACTAACCGATCTCAGGCGTTCACGGGAACGGCGATTACTATGTCTGTTGACAACTGTCCAGCCTGTCCTTCGGAGAACGAGTTCCCGTGCAGCAACGGACAGTGCATATCGGAGGCCCGTTTCTGCGACGGCCTGCCGGACTGCGTCGACGAGTCCGACGAACCGTCCGGTTGCCAAGGACGATGCAACAAGCAGGAGTTCACGTGCCAGTAAGTCTCGATAGATCACAGTGATAGGATCGAGAGCGTAACTTCGTTCCCTGGACAATGCAAACGATGAGAGCCCATAACTTTTTTGTACACGATGATCTCGATCCCATCTCTAAGCAGATATTACTCCCGATGCAACTGTTAAATATTCTTGGTCACGCGAAAACATTTGAATTGTACACAGAAACAATAGGTGCATCACAAAGGGGATGAAGTGCAATGGGGTCGACGACTGCGGCGACGGAACCGATGAGAGGCACTGCAAGCACCGATTCCCTTGATCCTTCTGCTGGTCCGAGTCTATATCACAGTATTTTTCTTACGGGAAGAGAGCGACAAGTGTAattaatgtatatatttatacatatatatatatatataccattGTGCCGTATAGATATGCAGCCGATGCATAATAAATTGTTTACAAGCGGTACACATGGTTGACTGCAATTAGGAAATGACATAGTTTATTGATGTATCATAAAGTCGATTACAAGTGACGTATTTTGTACCGCGACGTCTTTTTCAATGgaacattatacatattatagttTTCCTTCATTTTTCTGCCCGGTGCTACAGATACACAACATATACGCATATATAGATGCTCGCGCTCTCTCGTCACATCGCCGTCAACAAATTAAACCGTTCTCGTAAAATTTATACACATCCGACAATCGCGTGCGCCTTTCAGAAGCCAAGCCGATCGATTTCTGTGTTTTACatagtttttatattttatgtatatttgaaCACACTTCTCGATAGATCGCCAATCCAACGCATTGCACATCGGCTTCGTTCGAAACCGCTAGAGATACACTATCGAGTTCAATTTTATagataagaaaaataaaatgtcaACGTATACTCATCGCACTATAAAACTATACGTTCACACTGCAGCAGCACCGAGCAACTTTTTGTCGCTTCTTGTTGCCTTCTTCTTCCGTTCGGCAATGAAATTGACCAGCTTGGCTGTTGAGAAACTCACGGTATACCAtacatatttttgtatacaGTGGACTTCCTCGCTTCTGTATAAAAATTTCGGACGTTCGCGAAATCGTTTATCTGAACAACAAGCATCCAATGCGTTAAATATATACAGGTGTACAAGCTGTCGCCGAAATAGCTGATTAAAACTCTGAGGGCGCATACTACTTTATGACAAGAATAGAAAAGGTCGCAGATGCACGCGCGTCTGAAACGAGTCTTCCGAACTTCTGAACCGGAAATGGGCACGTGATCGAAAAGTCTCTTCCCAATCGTAGCTACCTATTACTACgtgtattttgaaattcattttgATTAACAAGTAAGTCTGGTCCATTTCCGGCCTGGACGCAGTCTTCGCGACGAGTGGTGTACGATTCCAAGGTAGTATGGTCGTCTATTTCAAGAGCGTCCTGTAAATCTAACGCAGGTCCCGAGGTTAACTGTTAGCCTTAGAGAAAACAGGGTCGTGTCCTCCGTTCACCCGAGATCAAGCGGTTTTCCATGGATCCTCTCGAACGTGCCTCGAGGCAGGATTTTAGAGGAATTCGTCCGGCTCTCTGGGTGCGTCGAGATCGCGATAATGAATGACTGGTCGAAAGTCTCCTCCGCCGCCGCTGTAACGTTGAACAACAATTAAAACTGTGGTGTTTCGAGCTAGCTACGGGCGTAGACAACAAAGAATAGTAGAAAATGGTGGGCCGAAACCGCGTGCGCGAGACCTCGAGAAGTGTGTGCGACGTGCGACCAACTGGACGTGGGAATTCGAACGGAGGCATGGgatgaaagaaaataaaagcACACGTGTAAGCAGTAACAAATAAGTTTATTTGTTAGTCCCTTTCTGGTACGGTTACACAGCATTTGCCGATCTTTTCTCGACCTTCCTCTCTCGTTCCCTTCTCCGTCTCCCTGATCGACAAGGAACGTGACACGAGAAGCCTCCTTGTTAACACATTATCTCCCAGTgattatttcttaatttttgaaaatgatccaCGGCTGAGAATTTTTTAATAGCTCGTTCAACAGCCATAGCAATTTCAATCGTTAACATATCCGTGAACACACCCCCAGTAccgtagtctaataataacgCAATTAATGgagatcctattaataggcttccggtagataaaatGTTCAAATACACGTGATCCATTCAGAACGAAATTTTTCGTCGGAGTGTCTGTACCGTGAGACGCCAAAAGCCGTGCGAGTCTCGCGTGTCAAGAGTTAATAGCATGGAAAAACGTGCTGATTTTGTAACACAGATCTCGTTCCCGGTAATTCATTAAAACGTTCGACGATCACGTGCGTGTGTTACATAATCCAGATTAATAAATCTGCTAGCACAGAGGCGAGTCCGACATATTGCTTAGGATTTTCTCCCGTTTTTTTTTGCCGTTTACAGACTGTCCGCGCAAATTGACTCGAAGGTGCCAGTTAAACTCGATTAAACTTAGAACATGTCCATGTCTGGCTGGTCCAAGTCATTATAACTAACAATAGGCCTCGAGGTGGAATCCGGGGCAGCCCTGTAAAACAGTGGATCACACCACGTTCAATACATGTCGCCGAGAAACGAGAAAGAAATGAGAACAGAAGAACTTCGAGACGGTACTTTGTTTGCGATCGACGGGATTTATTGTTGATCGTACTTTAATTAGTCGCTCGGGTACCTCGACAAGCGTCACCCGCATGCCAGAGATTGCGTACAACATGCGAGTCGCATGCGACTGAGAAAAAGAATGGATTCCTTACCGTCCTCTATTGAAACCACCGCGACTTGGACGTGGCATTCCAAATCCACCGCCGAATCCTCCACCGTAACTGGACCCGTAGCCTCCTCTGCTGCTACCataaccaccaccaccacttcCATAGCTTCCAAATCTGTAGAAATAAAGTTGCATACATCAAacaaaagaatttcttttcTACAGAATTTCTACAACAAGATATCCAAATGTGAGCTGGAAATGTCGATGGACACTTACGTGGAGCACCCGTAGGGGGTGAATCCCTCGCGCATACCCTCCCTGGGTGGTGCCTTGTTGCCAGGATGCTCTGGCAACTGCGGCCTCTTCGGGTCCCTCAAGTAGTTGTTGAAATACTCCGCCTCAGCTTTGACCTCGGCCACCTTCTCAGCATGTTTGTTGAAGATGTGTTTCCGGATGAAATCTGGCCCTTTAAACTTCTTCCCGCTTAGCGGACACAGCCACTTGTCCTTCGACAACTCCTGCGTGTTCGCCTGGACGAATTTCTCCACCTCACTGATTCGGTAGAGTCAAGGAAACCATAGGACAAGGTTGCAAAGGCTAACAAGAAGAGGTCACGGTCAGTTTAGGTTTACTCTGGATTTATCAGAAGAAGTTTTACCCAGATCGAGGACCCAACAACAGTAACATTTCCTTGTGAAAAGGATACGTTTCCGCGTTCTTGGCACCGAGCTTGTCGAACTCTTCCTGGGACAGAGTAGCGACCGGCTGCAAGAAAGCGGCCATTTTGCTCTCGAAGTTGCGACAGTACTCGGACAACTCGGTACTGGAAACTTTGGCTGCTGGAGGCGATCCTCTGACGTGCATTATACCGCACCTGTTGGGCATCTCATCCTCGTTAGGGTACTCGCAGTGGTTGTAATAGTCGACCGAATGGACTACCCGCAAGTAAAGAATCAGTCTGTCGAGCACCTGAGAAACGAATAGAATTTAAAGGATCTGATGGAGGTCGGTAGATAAACGGTGACGGTACCTTCACCAAGGTCGGATCTCTCTCGATGGGACCATCCCCGTCGCCTCCCAACTGCCCCTCCTCCTGATCGCCAGACATGCCCAACAACTCTTCTTCTTCCGCGGACGCCTCTTCTATCAAGTAGTCGGTTATGTTCTTCAACACCGGATTCTTCGAGGACAATCCGAACGCCTGTGGGTTCAAAGATGTTTGTAGAAGATTCTTTCCCGTTGAAGAGGCATTTATTCAACGGACCGAATATCGACTTACAGCTTGCTCGACTTCGTGAGCATTCTGCGCGCCTTTAGCCTCTTTGTTATCATCTTCCTGCTTGGCCGCGCTGTCGTCTTTCTTGTCATCGTTCCACAGACCGACCCTGTTGTCCAAATTGTGCACGATCTTGGCACTCAGTTTGATATCGTGTCGAACTATTTGCTTGTGGGGCGTTAGACCGTTCACCGCGCGGATGCGGCGCGAGAGATCTCTGTTCACTATTGCACCCAACTCGCAGTCCCTGAGCTTTAGTAATCACCAGTAACAAATTTGTTACAGAACATTCACAGCAATGTCACAATTATAGTATAGTCATGTGTAAGTTCGGTTAAGGAACATGCAACTTACTCGAATATTATTCAGACTCCAGCATATCTCCTTTATGTTCACTTGTCGTTCGAAGGACACCCATCCTCTTCTAAACCATCTCCTTTCCGGCTGAGGATCCGCTATGGCAACTCGTAAGAATCCAGGGAATCGTTTGCACATCTGCTTGGACAAAGGTAAATTTAGTAAGAGGAATGCAACCACGTTTGGGTACGCGAGATCGTTAACTGACCGCCTCCACTTCCGCCTTCGTGATGGTAGGCGCCAAATTACGAAGGAAGATGCTACTAGTTTTATGCAACGCTCTAGGCTCTTTCTCCTTATCCTCACTGGCCAGGTCAATCACAGCTTCCGGCTCTATCGCGGCCTTTTTAGGCTCCAGTATCTCGCCATCGGACTTGTTGGGTTcccgttcttcttcttctttccctTCTGCAGCGTCTGCGTTCTCGTTGCTCGCCGCATCTGCTTTTTCGCCGGCAGCTGCGGGACAACATGTACGTAAGTTTGACTCAACTGTATCAGTCTCTTCTCGTAAGACGCGGACGATACGCTATGCAATGTATCGAGACTCACCAGCTTCTTCCTTCGGTGTGTCAATCTTGTTGCTGTCGCTACCAGAAGAACTACTGCTGCTACTACTGCTGCTACTGCTGCTGTTACTGTCTGCACGCTTCCTCTTTTTGGTGTTGCTTTCGTCAAGTTTACCTATAGCACCGAACCAAAATGTGCAGTTCAGCAGGAAATGTTATTCTATGCACGCGAGCAGGAAGACATACCGTTCCCTTCCATGTCATCGTCTTTCTTCGGTTCCTCCACGTTCTCTTCCGGTTTCTCGGGTTCACCGGACCAGTCTTCCTCCTTCTCGACACTCTTAATTTCTACATCCGTGCTCTGTCCGTTCTTAAACGTTTTCTCTGCACGCGAAGTCTCTTCCGGTTTACTCGTGTCACTACGAAACAAGAGAAAATTAATCGACAGTTCCTGTTTCAATGGTTTCAGGTATTAAGATCCTCACTTATTGTCCGTCTTCTTTTCAGTCATGGGTTTACTTTTCGCGTCCTCTTTCTCTTTAGCGGTCTCTTTCGAAATGATCGGGTTCACCGGTTTTACGTCTAAAACTTGCAAATCTTCTTCGGTGCCGCCTTCCAGCTTTATTACCACCGCGTCCAACAAATGGAGCAGAGAGTCCGACTGGTCAGCGTCTACCGAGACTTTGTCGATTTCTCCGACATCGAGCATTTCTAAGAAAACTTCGACACGTTTCTGCGACAGAAACACAGAAACAGAAGATCACAGTGAGAAAGGCCAAGGTATCGGTGAACAAATTCTCTTAAAATCCCGAAACAGATACCTTGAGGGCAGACACTTGTTCCTCCTTTCTCTTCACCGACTCTTCAGGGTGATACTTAATTTTGAACCTGGCAAAATCGACAGAAAGAATGATATTAGTCGCGTTTCTCTGGGTAGACTTTCGTCGATAGGAAAGCAAACAGACGTACAATTTTGTGGACTCTTATATGGTTACGATTCGTTACGTTCGGAAAAATAACATTGAAATCAAAGATATATCAGTTAGTTTCAGACTTCCCGACAGAATAATCTCTACACGCTTCTACGCAAGCACAACGTGTGTGTATGCTTATGGATCGAGATTATCAGCGATAGTGAACGATCGCTATATGTATAGACAATAGAAAGTGAATGGATATGAACAGCTACCGAGTTATCACGGTCTCCCTCCTCCGCGCTCGGCGCAAAACTGTTCCTCTCGTGATCAAGTATTAAACTCATTATAATCCTCAGTTTCGCGCTTGAGGCACGATTACTTTAAACAATTAATCAGTTTTATTGTCAACATTGGTCAGTTACAGAATGAAGCCTCACCTGTAGGTGTTATTATAACTCGCATTCGGTTTTCTCGTCGACTCAGAGATCTATTTGTGAACGATTACGTTCTAATCGTTTCGAATTTCAGTGAGAATGATTATAAACGGGTTTAGAGCGCGGCCTACCGCGAGCAGAATTTGGGCTTTGCGCGCCCAGCTCGCATTTCTCATTAGCTACCTAATAATACACTTTCGTTCGAATCTTCTGCGATGCGCGTCACGCGGTATGCATAAAATGTACCGGGAAAAAATAAACGAGCGAGACGAGATCTGTGCCCAAGACAAGGCGTTGCTGGCTGTATGGCTGTAGGGATAGACAGAGAGAGCTGGTCATATTGGCTTGAATATTACCGATAAAATGGTGTCTGCAATTTAGCAAAAATTATAAAGCCGCTTACACCCTCATCCCCTTTTCTGGCCAACGTGTATGCCATCCTTGGTGCATACACGTTAGGCCAGAAATTCCTTGATAACATTAATTAGGATCCAAAGATTATTTTCTACAGTGGACGATACGGTATCCGCGGCAACAGTAATAAAGAAACCGTTTATTCTCGTCTCATGCGAGTTTTAGTGATACGTTTAGTGTTTTAGTGTGGTGAACGCGTGCGTCGGACCACTGTAGAAATTAATTCCTCTTTTTTTTGTATCCGCGTTTCAAAGCACAGGGTTGAGCTGCATGTTACGTTAAAAGTGAATAATTGCAAGCAGACGACGAAACGAAATATACCATTCCTCGTCCTTGTGGGCGACGAAGAATTCGTTCAACTGTTGCCGCCTGAACTCCAACTTGTACTCGTTGTAACGTTTGATGGCCTCCTCGTCGGTGATCGTGTCCTCCTGTGTCCCAAGAAACGCTTTGAACGACATCATCGGCGGCTGAGTCTCCACATTCGAATTGCTGAAGTTGCCAGCCACCTCCCGACTGCTTCAAGCGAACAAACAGAAATTAGGATCGGTTAACGCGCGAGAACGCCGCCGGTCGATGCTACCTCAAACGAGCCAGCAGGCGTGGAGTGAATCTACTCCGTTTTTGCATGATCACTATGCAACCTCTCTTTTTCATGACAAGTCGTCGACGTGCTCAGAATCAACTtccagaaaagaaaagaagatcGTTATAAACACAACAGAAGAAACACAAACCTGCTGCTGTTACCATGGTTTCCATAGTGATGATTGCCATGATGCGGAGGTGGATAATGATCCGGACCCCAGGATGCAGCCCCACCTCCTCCACCCCCATAATAATCGTGCCCATATCTGGGACGATCATCCCAGTCTGCTCTCATTCTCTTCATCGGAGGAGCCATTTCCTGTGACCTGGCTGGACTGTATCTATCCCGTCCTCCGCCTCCACCGCCACGATACTCTCTGTAGTCTGGACGTTGCCTAGGTCGACTAGACCACTCTCTAGAATAGTTGCTGGCATTACAATAATTAGAGAGAGTATTGATATGCTCAGTTTTATAACATTTCAGAAACCATAGTAGgctgaataaattttaattacctGTCGACCCAGTCATCTCTTCTCCTATCATCTCTACGACCTTCCCTCGAATAAGACTCGGTACGTTCCCCTTTGAACTTGTCTCTTCTCTTCCGGTCGTACTCGTCGTCCGAGTCACCCATGGTAAAAAAATGTTACGTCACTTCTGAAACGCATAACAGGtagaaagaaattggaaaaCGCATTTCATAGACCAACGAACCACTGATCTTGAACCACAGCATACCAGATGGGGGTTAAGTGGACAATTGGAGCACATATATTTCTTGATGCTAATTCGCGCTACTATTTCCGAGCATTCTTCGCCGAAACTAGATTCGAAAGGAAATACATAGGTAGGAAAATGTTTGGCCAAGAGCCAGTGCTTGCGAAGAAATTTTCGAACGAAATATTCGAATAACGCGCGAATACAGGTCCTCGGAACGACCGAATTCTGTTACGTTTCGTCAGCTAATCGACTCGTAATGCTTCCGCGTAGGAATCGGGCGAGTAAAGCGATCGGTTGGAATTTAACTCATTGAAATGGAGTACTTACATATATCAGGTACACCGTTAGAGGAAATAAAAGTCCGGGCATAGAGGATTTTTGCCACCCGTTACCGTGCGTCACCAAAATTTACCAAAGTGCCTATTTCGCCGTGAGGTGCGGCGTCAGTCGCTACCAGTAAGACTATGGTCGCTAATGTCGCTATCGAGGTTTCGTCCCCTATCGATCTCTCTCGGAGTTCGAGACCCGCGAAATTCAAACGTAAGAATCAAATTATTAGCAAATTATTCAAAAAAGCTTTCAC includes the following:
- the Ars2 gene encoding arsenic resistance protein 2 isoform X5 encodes the protein MKKRGCIVIMQKRSRFTPRLLARLSREVAGNFSNSNVETQPPMMSFKAFLGTQEDTITDEEAIKRYNEYKLEFRRQQLNEFFVAHKDEEWFKIKYHPEESVKRKEEQVSALKKRVEVFLEMLDVGEIDKVSVDADQSDSLLHLLDAVVIKLEGGTEEDLQVLDVKPVNPIISKETAKEKEDAKSKPMTEKKTDNNDTSKPEETSRAEKTFKNGQSTDVEIKSVEKEEDWSGEPEKPEENVEEPKKDDDMEGNGKLDESNTKKRKRADSNSSSSSSSSSSSSSGSDSNKIDTPKEEAAAGEKADAASNENADAAEGKEEEEREPNKSDGEILEPKKAAIEPEAVIDLASEDKEKEPRALHKTSSIFLRNLAPTITKAEVEAMCKRFPGFLRVAIADPQPERRWFRRGWVSFERQVNIKEICWSLNNIRLRDCELGAIVNRDLSRRIRAVNGLTPHKQIVRHDIKLSAKIVHNLDNRVGLWNDDKKDDSAAKQEDDNKEAKGAQNAHEVEQAAFGLSSKNPVLKNITDYLIEEASAEEEELLGMSGDQEEGQLGGDGDGPIERDPTLVKVLDRLILYLRVVHSVDYYNHCEYPNEDEMPNRCGIMHVRGSPPAAKVSSTELSEYCRNFESKMAAFLQPVATLSQEEFDKLGAKNAETEVEKFVQANTQELSKDKWLCPLSGKKFKGPDFIRKHIFNKHAEKVAEVKAEAEYFNNYLRDPKRPQLPEHPGNKAPPREGMREGFTPYGCSTFGSYGSGGGGYGSSRGGYGSSYGGGFGGGFGMPRPSRGGFNRGRGGGGDFRPVIHYRDLDAPREPDEFL
- the Ars2 gene encoding arsenic resistance protein 2 isoform X3 yields the protein MGDSDDEYDRKRRDKFKGERTESYSREGRRDDRRRDDWVDSNYSREWSSRPRQRPDYREYRGGGGGGRDRYSPARSQEMAPPMKRMRADWDDRPRYGHDYYGGGGGGAASWGPDHYPPPHHGNHHYGNHGNSSSREVAGNFSNSNVETQPPMMSFKAFLGTQEDTITDEEAIKRYNEYKLEFRRQQLNEFFVAHKDEEWFKIKYHPEESVKRKEEQVSALKKRVEVFLEMLDVGEIDKVSVDADQSDSLLHLLDAVVIKLEGGTEEDLQVLDVKPVNPIISKETAKEKEDAKSKPMTEKKTDNNDTSKPEETSRAEKTFKNGQSTDVEIKSVEKEEDWSGEPEKPEENVEEPKKDDDMEGNGKLDESNTKKRKRADSNSSSSSSSSSSSSSGSDSNKIDTPKEEAAAGEKADAASNENADAAEGKEEEEREPNKSDGEILEPKKAAIEPEAVIDLASEDKEKEPRALHKTSSIFLRNLAPTITKAEVEAMCKRFPGFLRVAIADPQPERRWFRRGWVSFERQVNIKEICWSLNNIRLRDCELGAIVNRDLSRRIRAVNGLTPHKQIVRHDIKLSAKIVHNLDNRVGLWNDDKKDDSAAKQEDDNKEAKGAQNAHEVEQAAFGLSSKNPVLKNITDYLIEEASAEEEELLGMSGDQEEGQLGGDGDGPIERDPTLVKVLDRLILYLRVVHSVDYYNHCEYPNEDEMPNRCGIMHVRGSPPAAKVSSTELSEYCRNFESKMAAFLQPVATLSQEEFDKLGAKNAETEVEKFVQANTQELSKDKWLCPLSGKKFKGPDFIRKHIFNKHAEKVAEVKAEAEYFNNYLRDPKRPQLPEHPGNKAPPREGMREGFTPYGCSTFGSYGSGGGGYGSSRGGYGSSYGGGFGGGFGMPRPSRGGFNRGRGGGGDFRPVIHYRDLDAPREPDEFL
- the Ars2 gene encoding arsenic resistance protein 2 isoform X4, which encodes MGDSDDEYDRKRRDKFKGERTESYSREGRRDDRRRDDWVDREWSSRPRQRPDYREYRGGGGGGRDRYSPARSQEMAPPMKRMRADWDDRPRYGHDYYGGGGGGAASWGPDHYPPPHHGNHHYGNHGNSSSSREVAGNFSNSNVETQPPMMSFKAFLGTQEDTITDEEAIKRYNEYKLEFRRQQLNEFFVAHKDEEWFKIKYHPEESVKRKEEQVSALKKRVEVFLEMLDVGEIDKVSVDADQSDSLLHLLDAVVIKLEGGTEEDLQVLDVKPVNPIISKETAKEKEDAKSKPMTEKKTDNNDTSKPEETSRAEKTFKNGQSTDVEIKSVEKEEDWSGEPEKPEENVEEPKKDDDMEGNGKLDESNTKKRKRADSNSSSSSSSSSSSSSGSDSNKIDTPKEEAAAGEKADAASNENADAAEGKEEEEREPNKSDGEILEPKKAAIEPEAVIDLASEDKEKEPRALHKTSSIFLRNLAPTITKAEVEAMCKRFPGFLRVAIADPQPERRWFRRGWVSFERQVNIKEICWSLNNIRLRDCELGAIVNRDLSRRIRAVNGLTPHKQIVRHDIKLSAKIVHNLDNRVGLWNDDKKDDSAAKQEDDNKEAKGAQNAHEVEQAAFGLSSKNPVLKNITDYLIEEASAEEEELLGMSGDQEEGQLGGDGDGPIERDPTLVKVLDRLILYLRVVHSVDYYNHCEYPNEDEMPNRCGIMHVRGSPPAAKVSSTELSEYCRNFESKMAAFLQPVATLSQEEFDKLGAKNAETEVEKFVQANTQELSKDKWLCPLSGKKFKGPDFIRKHIFNKHAEKVAEVKAEAEYFNNYLRDPKRPQLPEHPGNKAPPREGMREGFTPYGCSTFGSYGSGGGGYGSSRGGYGSSYGGGFGGGFGMPRPSRGGFNRGRGGGGDFRPVIHYRDLDAPREPDEFL
- the Ars2 gene encoding arsenic resistance protein 2 isoform X1; translation: MGDSDDEYDRKRRDKFKGERTESYSREGRRDDRRRDDWVDSNYSREWSSRPRQRPDYREYRGGGGGGRDRYSPARSQEMAPPMKRMRADWDDRPRYGHDYYGGGGGGAASWGPDHYPPPHHGNHHYGNHGNSSSSREVAGNFSNSNVETQPPMMSFKAFLGTQEDTITDEEAIKRYNEYKLEFRRQQLNEFFVAHKDEEWFKIKYHPEESVKRKEEQVSALKKRVEVFLEMLDVGEIDKVSVDADQSDSLLHLLDAVVIKLEGGTEEDLQVLDVKPVNPIISKETAKEKEDAKSKPMTEKKTDNNDTSKPEETSRAEKTFKNGQSTDVEIKSVEKEEDWSGEPEKPEENVEEPKKDDDMEGNGKLDESNTKKRKRADSNSSSSSSSSSSSSSGSDSNKIDTPKEEAAAGEKADAASNENADAAEGKEEEEREPNKSDGEILEPKKAAIEPEAVIDLASEDKEKEPRALHKTSSIFLRNLAPTITKAEVEAMCKRFPGFLRVAIADPQPERRWFRRGWVSFERQVNIKEICWSLNNIRLRDCELGAIVNRDLSRRIRAVNGLTPHKQIVRHDIKLSAKIVHNLDNRVGLWNDDKKDDSAAKQEDDNKEAKGAQNAHEVEQAAFGLSSKNPVLKNITDYLIEEASAEEEELLGMSGDQEEGQLGGDGDGPIERDPTLVKVLDRLILYLRVVHSVDYYNHCEYPNEDEMPNRCGIMHVRGSPPAAKVSSTELSEYCRNFESKMAAFLQPVATLSQEEFDKLGAKNAETEVEKFVQANTQELSKDKWLCPLSGKKFKGPDFIRKHIFNKHAEKVAEVKAEAEYFNNYLRDPKRPQLPEHPGNKAPPREGMREGFTPYGCSTFGSYGSGGGGYGSSRGGYGSSYGGGFGGGFGMPRPSRGGFNRGRGGGGDFRPVIHYRDLDAPREPDEFL